In the genome of Mucilaginibacter sp. 14171R-50, the window ATAATGCTTCCGGCTTAAAAATAGCCTTGCCTGCAAATCTGGCTGTCGACGCCGAAGTTGCCTTGGGTACCGGGGACGGCGGTTTTCAATTACAGGCCCGCCTTAACGTCAGCCTGCCCGGACTGACTGCAGAACAAGCCAAAACAGTAGTAGAGGCCGCGCACCAAACTTGTCCTTACTCAAAAGCGACACGTGGCAATATTAACGTAGAGATCAATGTAGCAGTTTAACGGCTATTGTGTTTGATTGAAGTGGAAGCGGGCTTGAAAACTGCTTCCGCTTTTTATTTAAACATCATCCGGTAGATCAGTTCCCTGCGCTCAGCAATTAGTTGATCAAATTCCTGATGGTTCATCTTAAAGAACTGGCGGTAAATTGGCGACATGATAACCGGATAAGAAAGCAAAGAGAAAAGGTTGATCAGAAAATGTTTAGGATTCATCTTTCCAATCGTTCCCAACTGCATTTCCTTTTCAATTTCAGTTAGAAAAAAAGATATGGGGCCCTCATCAATTTTAGTCACCAGGCCATGACCGACAGTATTCATCTCCGTGACCAGGAAAACTTCCTGATAAGGGTATTCCCTCATTTCCGTCGTAAACGCATCGATCAACATCTCTATTTTTTTTCTGAAAGGCATCTTAGCCGACATGATGTTTCCCAGGCGCAGGCTTAAGCCCTGCATGGATTCTTTAAAAACTTCGGCAACAAGCTGATCTCTGGTTCTGAAATAATAGTGCAGTGCGGCGCGGTTTACGCCGGCGGCAGTAGCAATGTCCTGCGTAGTTGCATGTAGTTTTCCCTCCGCAAAGAAAATGCGTTTAGCCGTGGCTTTAATTAATTGTTCGGTTCCGTTGTCTTTGGCTGGCATATGTTTTTAAAGAATTTTTTTTACCTCAATAGTTTGGTCAAGACCTATCTCTTCCGTAAAGTAGCGGTCATGGGATATCACCAGCAACGTTCCATTAAAATCCTTAATCGTTGAAGTAAGTACTTCCAGGCTTTTCACATCCAGGTTGTTGGTCGGTTCATCCAAAATCAGTATATCCGGCGTGTGATTACTTACCGATAGGCAGCATAGCGAAAGTTTCATTTTTTCACCGCCGCTTAACACCCCACAATTTTTGTCCCAGGCCTGGCGTTCAAACTGTGCATAGATCAATAGCGATTTAAGCTCGTGTTCCTGCAAGTTTCGGCTATTGTAATGCTGCAGCTGCTCATAAACCGTCCTATCAGGATTAATAATCCTGTACTCTTGATCGAGGTACAGGTAGGTGAAGTCTGTCCGGCTGATGTTTCCGAGACTCGCTGTCAGTATTCCGGTAATTAATTTAAATAAAGTAGTTTTCCCTGCGCCGTTATCCCCTTTAATGTGCACCCTGTCGCCCGACCGAATTTGAAAGCTAAGCGGTTTCCAAAGCGGCCCGTTTCCAAAATCGTAAGTCAGATCAGTCGCATCCACCAGCACTTTGCCCTGGTGAAGATCAGACGGTCCAATGTCAATTTTAAGTACCTGGTATTGCTGTATCTGCCCACGGATATTCCTGATATTGTCACTGATGGCCGAAAGCTTTTCATCCTGGACATCCAATGCTTTAGCCGTACTGCCTTCGGCTTTACTTTTTAAACCACCTGCAATAATCCTTGGCAAAGACCCTGATTTCCCTTTAGCTTGTCCGCGCGATTCTATCTTTTGCCGTTTTTCGGCCACATCGCGGGCTTTCTGGTGTATTTGTTTTAACGTTTTCGACTGCTCGTGTAATTCGTTCTGCAAGGAGTTTACTTTACCTTCCTTCTGTTCCCTGTAAAAGTCGAAATTGCCGCCATAAGCTTCCATACCGAATGGGCTTAGTTCAAATGTTTCGGGGAACAGGTTAAGCAAAGTACGGTCATGACTTACCGCCAGTATTGTTGCTTTGATATTACTAATCAATTCATATAATTTCTCGCGGCTACGAACATCGAGGTGGTTGGAAGGCTCATCAAGCAGAATTATTTCAGGGGCGTGAACATCAATCCCTGCAAGGAATACTTTTGTCTTTTCACCCCCGCTAAGGTCTGCCATTTGTTGTTTAGGCAATAGATGACCAAGTTGCCACTTGCTTAAAGCTGCGCGTACCTTATCTTCAATTTCCCAGTCATCTTCCAGGTTGTTAAAGTGTTGCTCGTCAATGCTACCTTCTGTAATTGCTTTTATGGCTGCTAACTTATGTTCAACCTTTAGCGCTGCTGCAATTGTTAAGCTATTATATTGACCTAAGTGCTGTGGTACATACCAGGGTGCCGATGATGTGAAAATAATACCTGTCGATGGCTGCGATATTCCTGCTATGAGTTGCAACAGTGTAGATTTTCCGGCTCCATTATTACCTACCAACGCAGCTTTCTCGCCCTTATTTATCGTAAAACTAATTTGTTCAAATAGCCGCTCCTTATTAGGGTGACGGTAAGATAAGGTACTTATCGTTATACTCATTCCTGTTCAAAAATAATAATTTAATCTTTTTTGTTTAACAAAAATGTTAAAATATATGTATAAAGTCCTTACTTTTAAGGGCGTATGTTGTCCATTTGGGGAAAGGAAATGTCCGCTTCACGCTCATAAGCTGGGTTAAAGGAACATCTAACGCGTACTTTTACGAAATTGATAGCTTTGTTAAACAATGTTATCTTCAAGGATTGTATAAATGAAAAACTCCAGGCTTAAAATATCACACGCCACTATTTGGATCAGTTCTGTCATACTGGGCTTGTTGTCATCAGTACCGCAACTAGCTTCGCACCAATTCAATCCGCTTGAAGCGGCGGTAAATGCGGGGCTAACCGGCTCTTTTGCCGTATTGATGTGGTATTTCAACATTTATATGTTATCGCGTAAGCCAGGTAACAGGCGCCGGCAAAGTATCTCGTATAGCAAATTGTTCAGCTCTTTATTATTCGGCCTAATCGTGATGTTTGCTTTGGCCTGGGTGCAGCAACTGATTCTTTCTCACATCAATTTCGGCCCTACCATGCTGATGGTCGAAGTGCGCGGTATACTCATTAACCTGGTCTTTTACATGTTCTTAAATCTGCTGCAACAGAACTATGAAAATCAGCACGTGAGCATGGAACTGGAACGCATCAAAAGCGACAACCTGGCAGCGCAGTACGAATTGCTGAAGCAGCAGATCAATCCGCATTTTTTGTTCAATAGCCTAAACACCTTAAAGGCGATGGTAGAAACCGGCGACGAGGAATCAGTGAATTTTATTCTCAAACTGTCCAACTTCTACCGCTTTACTTTAGAGAGCCGAAAACTGGACCTGATCCGTTTAAGCGAGGAGATGGAGATTGTGAACGCCTATCTTTTTCTACAACGGGCACGTTTCGATGGTGGATTTACATTCACCAGTAAGCTAACCGATCGGACGTTAAAAACCCTGGTTCCTCCTTTTACACTGCAATTACTAATTGAAAATTGCATTAAGCATAACATCGTATCGTTACAGCGCCCGTTGCATATTAGTATTTACGAAGATGGCGAGTACATAGTAGTAGAAAATAAACTGCAGGTAAAAAAAGGCGAGGTGAGCTCCACAGGTGTGGGCTTGAAAAATATTGGGTTACGTTACAGCCATCTGCTGGAAAAGGATATTGAAATTATTAATGACGACAAAACTTTTAAGGTAAAACTTCCGCTTATATATGAACATTCTCATTATTGAAGACGAACGACGGACGGCTAAGTCGCTCGAAACCATTATTAAAGATCTCAAACCCAACGCACGGATAACCGGACAATACCAAAGTGTAGAAGAATCGGTAGCAGCATTGAGCAATACAGCAGCACAACCGGATCTGATCTTTATGGATATTCAGTTGGCTGATGGCTTATCGTTTGAAATATTCAAATCAGTAAAAATCACCTGTCCGGTTGTATTCTGTACCGCTTTTGATGAGTACTCGCTGGAGGCATTTAAAAGCAATGGTGTTGATTATGTACTAAAGCCGTTCTCCAAAGACGACATTAATGAAGCACTGCGAAAGGTGGATGAGCTAAAAAACTTTTTTCAACAAAAAACTTCGCCCGATTTAGAAAGCCTGCTCTTAAGGCTTAACCCCTCTAGCGGGAAAACTAGTTTTCTGGTTTTTAAAAATCAGAAATATACGACCGTGCAAACAGATCATATTGCGTTCTTCTACATCAGAAATGATTCCACCTCGATAATGTGTTTCGACGGGCAGGAGTATGCGCTTAACCAATCACTTGATACTATTGCTGCTTCTGTTTCGGCTAGACAATTCTTCAGGATTAACCGGCAGTACCTGGTCAACTTCAGGGCGATTAAGGAGGTAGAGCACTATTTTCTGCGGAAGTTATATGTTAAACTGATTATCGAAACGCCGGAAAGACTGCTTATTAATAAAGAGAAATCGCACAGCTTTCTGAACTGGATGGAAGAGCGGTAAAATTCTTGCTCAAGTGATTAATCTGATTTTTTCATTTCCTGGTTAGCTTAATCTTCCATACACAGGGTAACACCTGTGCGTTTAACCCTTTGCAGGCCTTCCGGTAGATCGGTTGGGCGGCGCGCCACGTTAAGTGCCCAAGTTTCGAAAGTAAAAAAAGCTGATTTTGCCCTTTGTTATTTTAAAAACCTGTCTTATCTTTAATTTCTGCTTGCTTAATGGTTAAAATTAGCAAGATAGTTAATACCTAAACCCGTCCTGATGAAAGCCCCTTACATTATAACCTTTTCCCGGGTGCATGTAACGTATAATCTCCGCGGGATTGCTGTACCTGACCTGCATACTGAAAAAGGATGATGGCAGAGAAATCAATAGTAATAGGTTGTGATGATACCGACCGGCTGACCTTATTGTTGAGTGCTTTTAAAGAAACCTGCATGTTTAAATTCCGGATAACATCCGTTACCCGGGGTGTCGATCTGGTCAAGATCACCAAGGCGGTTGAACCGGATATTATCGTACTGAGCTTTTGGAACAACCAATTGATTATCGATACCTGTTTCCAAGTTTCAGCAAATAAAACGCCCGTGTTGTGTGTGACAAGGGGCATCGAGATAGAGCGGCTGTGCTGGTCAGCACAGCACATTATGTTTACTTACTCCATCGAGCACATTAAAATAAAAAATCACCTGTGCTCGTGTATAAATTCTATCTTTCTTCTGCAGCACGAATCACCCGCTGCGGTGCCGCTTGCGGCAGTTGGAATGCCAGGGGTTGATCCGGCCGCGGTCGCCAGCCTTAGCCGCTATATTATGGAGCTCGACCAAAAGTCAGTGCTTTTAACTAAAGTGAAAAACCGGATCGCCGGCATTCACGAAAAAGCGGATAATTCATTAAGAGGCGAACTAAGTTCCATTGTTAACGCAATTAAAATTGCGCAAAACGATAAACACTTATGGATAGATTTTAAACTGCATTTTGAGCAGGCAAACCCTAACTTTTTTGGGTTTTTAGCGGCCAGGTACCCGTATCTCACTCCGATCGACCTTAAGTACTGCTGCTACCTCAAAATGGACATGTCTTACGACGACATCAGGAACCTTTTAGGCATAAACCAGGAGAGTGTGCGCACGCATACCTACCGCCTAAAAAAGAAACTCTCCCTTACCCGGAGCGAAGATCTCAGAAAGTTCCTCCGGTCAGCGTGCTGATCATCACCCTTTATTTCTTCCGGGATATACAAACCAGGCGGGGCTTTACCGTCGCCGTTTTTTGGGTGTCTATGTTTTGTCTATCCGGATAATATTTTGCTTCGCGATGTTCATGATTGGTATACGCCGGGTTTTAACGCGACTGTTTTGAAGGTCGTAATTTTACTTTATCCGTTAGGCAACATAAACAGCTACTATGATAAACGAGGCACTACAGTTTATAGTTCAGGCTTTGAACCAGGCGCTTAAAAACAATTTTCTGTCTGATGAAGACCTTGTTGTTATGAACAACGTGATTCAGGCGGATGGTACCATACCCCTTATCAATCAAAATAAGGTGGTGCTGTCGCTTATTAATATCGAAAAGGAGACCAATAAGCCGTTTAATACCTATAAGCGGCCGTTAGAAGATAATAATTATGCCGCGGGCAGTCCTTCCGAATATTATAACCTTGATATTCTTTTCAGTTCGAATTTTGATGACTATAGCGAATCGTTAAAAATGCTGAGCGCAGTTATTGCCTATTTCCAGGGCCACACTTCGCTTACCCCTGCCGATTCATCTGCAATACCCGCCGGTATAAAAAAGCTTGACGTTGATGTAGAAAGGCTGGCTTTTCATCAAATGCATAGTTTATGGACGGCTATGGGTGCAAAATATCAACCCTCTATCCTCTATAAGGTAAGGTTACTAAATATACAATCGGGCCAGGTAAAGGGAGCGGTTGCGGCTGTTACAAAAACAGAAAACATGGTTACGCAATGAAAGTTAACTGCAACATATTTTTTGAACTGATGACCAGGCACGCATACTACGAATCGGGTTGGTGCGAGTGTTTTAGTTTTAGTGCGGACGAAGATACAGCACGTTTATTTAAGCGCTACCAAATAGGTATTGCAGCAGTTGCAGGAGGCTTTAAACTTTACACGTTTGGCAGGGGCTTAACAAACCTGGTAGATAGTTTGAATGCAGCAGGCCCCGGGTTTTTCCAGATAAATATCAATTGCAGCGACCCCACGTTTTATAACTTCACCGAACTGCCGACTAATTGGATAGGGAGTATAGAGTATAACACGGCATATACATCTGCAGCAACCGCAAATGCTGCAGAGCTTTATGCGAAGCTGCTGCCTGATGCGCAGCCCGGCTACGCTGGTAAAATCATCATAAATTTTAATGATCTTACATCATTGAACGGGCGGCCAGCTTTTTACATTGAATTTTCGCCGCGGGCTACGCAATGGCAGTATTATGTTATTAACCAAAGTGCGGTATACCTTTCGTCGCCGGTTATAGAGGATAAGCAGCACCAAACCAGCTTTGAGGGGCCGCAACAGGTAACAACGGTGATGGGGCAGCCGGCACTGTTCTTCTCATCTGGCCAGCGCCTGCTGCCGCTGAGCAACTGGCCTAAATATAAATTTAACCTTTTAGACCGCCTGCCACCTAAAAGCCAGGGCACGGCTGCCTTTGCAACCACGGCCAAAATGGTATTTAAGGGTTTGCCGAACCCCGATCCGGGATATGTTAGCCCGGTTTTGGTTAATAACCGGCAGCAGCTTTCGTCACCGATGTACGTATACTTATAGTTAGCAATTTTAAAACATACTTTATGAACCTTTCAACAATCGCGTCTCCCGGAGTTTACATCAACGAACAGAATGCATTCTCTAACTCGGTGGTCCCTGTGGCTACCGCCGTACCCGCCTTTATAGGCTATACGCCCCAGGCCGTATATGAGGGTAAATCTTATACCAATGTTGCGTTTAAGATAACGTCATTTGCAGATTTTCAAGCAATTTATTGCTATCCGTCGCCGCCCGCACCGGCTCCCGCCGCCAAGCAGTACAACCCGCAGTATTACCTGGTAGCGCAAAAAAGCCAGCCGGCAACAGGTAATTACATGCTTATTAACGGTACCTATTACTCGTATGTACCAGATCCGAACTCTATATACTACCTCTATAACAGTATCATGATGTTTTACCAGAACGGTGGTGCCGATGCCTACATCGTTTCGGTAGGCTCTTACGGTGCAACCTCGGGTAAACCTGCAAACCCGGGCGACCAGATCGTAAACTCGAATGTGCAGTTAAATGACCTGCTCGGCGGCCTAAGCATCCTGCAGAATGAGGACGAACCAA includes:
- a CDS encoding organic hydroperoxide resistance protein produces the protein MENQNVISSANTANAEISKVLYTGKVHITGGREGNATSSDGRLNISLSTPGGPGTGTNPEQLFAAGWSACFIGAMKHNASGLKIALPANLAVDAEVALGTGDGGFQLQARLNVSLPGLTAEQAKTVVEAAHQTCPYSKATRGNINVEINVAV
- a CDS encoding TetR/AcrR family transcriptional regulator; amino-acid sequence: MPAKDNGTEQLIKATAKRIFFAEGKLHATTQDIATAAGVNRAALHYYFRTRDQLVAEVFKESMQGLSLRLGNIMSAKMPFRKKIEMLIDAFTTEMREYPYQEVFLVTEMNTVGHGLVTKIDEGPISFFLTEIEKEMQLGTIGKMNPKHFLINLFSLLSYPVIMSPIYRQFFKMNHQEFDQLIAERRELIYRMMFK
- a CDS encoding ABC-F family ATP-binding cassette domain-containing protein, whose protein sequence is MSITISTLSYRHPNKERLFEQISFTINKGEKAALVGNNGAGKSTLLQLIAGISQPSTGIIFTSSAPWYVPQHLGQYNSLTIAAALKVEHKLAAIKAITEGSIDEQHFNNLEDDWEIEDKVRAALSKWQLGHLLPKQQMADLSGGEKTKVFLAGIDVHAPEIILLDEPSNHLDVRSREKLYELISNIKATILAVSHDRTLLNLFPETFELSPFGMEAYGGNFDFYREQKEGKVNSLQNELHEQSKTLKQIHQKARDVAEKRQKIESRGQAKGKSGSLPRIIAGGLKSKAEGSTAKALDVQDEKLSAISDNIRNIRGQIQQYQVLKIDIGPSDLHQGKVLVDATDLTYDFGNGPLWKPLSFQIRSGDRVHIKGDNGAGKTTLFKLITGILTASLGNISRTDFTYLYLDQEYRIINPDRTVYEQLQHYNSRNLQEHELKSLLIYAQFERQAWDKNCGVLSGGEKMKLSLCCLSVSNHTPDILILDEPTNNLDVKSLEVLTSTIKDFNGTLLVISHDRYFTEEIGLDQTIEVKKIL
- a CDS encoding sensor histidine kinase, whose product is MKNSRLKISHATIWISSVILGLLSSVPQLASHQFNPLEAAVNAGLTGSFAVLMWYFNIYMLSRKPGNRRRQSISYSKLFSSLLFGLIVMFALAWVQQLILSHINFGPTMLMVEVRGILINLVFYMFLNLLQQNYENQHVSMELERIKSDNLAAQYELLKQQINPHFLFNSLNTLKAMVETGDEESVNFILKLSNFYRFTLESRKLDLIRLSEEMEIVNAYLFLQRARFDGGFTFTSKLTDRTLKTLVPPFTLQLLIENCIKHNIVSLQRPLHISIYEDGEYIVVENKLQVKKGEVSSTGVGLKNIGLRYSHLLEKDIEIINDDKTFKVKLPLIYEHSHY
- a CDS encoding LytTR family DNA-binding domain-containing protein, producing MNILIIEDERRTAKSLETIIKDLKPNARITGQYQSVEESVAALSNTAAQPDLIFMDIQLADGLSFEIFKSVKITCPVVFCTAFDEYSLEAFKSNGVDYVLKPFSKDDINEALRKVDELKNFFQQKTSPDLESLLLRLNPSSGKTSFLVFKNQKYTTVQTDHIAFFYIRNDSTSIMCFDGQEYALNQSLDTIAASVSARQFFRINRQYLVNFRAIKEVEHYFLRKLYVKLIIETPERLLINKEKSHSFLNWMEER
- a CDS encoding DUF4255 domain-containing protein encodes the protein MINEALQFIVQALNQALKNNFLSDEDLVVMNNVIQADGTIPLINQNKVVLSLINIEKETNKPFNTYKRPLEDNNYAAGSPSEYYNLDILFSSNFDDYSESLKMLSAVIAYFQGHTSLTPADSSAIPAGIKKLDVDVERLAFHQMHSLWTAMGAKYQPSILYKVRLLNIQSGQVKGAVAAVTKTENMVTQ